The following are from one region of the Staphylococcus argenteus genome:
- the icaC gene encoding polysaccharide intercellular adhesin biosynthesis/export protein IcaC, with the protein MKKIRLELVYLRAIICTIIIITHLLTQITLKHENLEGGSLVLQFYIRNIVIFGTPCFIILSQLLTTLNYQKVTYRYLTTRVKYILIPYILMGLFYSYSESLLTNSSFNKQFVENVLLGQWYGYFIVVIMQFFILSYIIFKINYNLFNSKILLLLSFIVQQTFLYYFSNNSAFHDTVLHYYPLSENTLILGWIFYFFLGAYLGYNYERVLNFLERYLVIMIVLAVATYFVFIALANGDYWNVTSFSYSLTPYNSVMFIVILGICTHFKTMLFNTIQMISAFSFFIYLLHPIILDSLFAYTNIFEDNTMVFLTISLLLILGLCIGVGMIFREFYIFRFIIGKQPYKLNINAF; encoded by the coding sequence ATGAAAAAGATTAGACTTGAACTTGTTTATTTAAGAGCAATTATATGTACGATTATTATCATTACACATTTATTAACACAAATTACTTTAAAGCATGAAAATTTGGAGGGTGGTTCTTTAGTATTACAATTCTATATTCGTAATATTGTTATTTTTGGAACGCCATGCTTTATTATATTATCTCAATTACTTACAACATTGAATTATCAAAAAGTCACATACAGATATTTAACAACGCGTGTGAAATATATACTTATTCCTTACATATTAATGGGTTTATTTTACAGTTACAGTGAGTCCTTATTAACTAACTCTTCTTTCAACAAACAATTCGTTGAAAATGTTTTATTAGGTCAATGGTATGGTTATTTTATCGTAGTTATCATGCAATTCTTTATTTTGAGTTATATTATTTTTAAAATTAATTATAATCTTTTCAACAGTAAAATATTGTTGCTACTATCATTTATCGTACAGCAAACATTTTTATACTACTTTTCAAACAACTCAGCATTTCATGATACAGTTTTACACTATTATCCATTAAGTGAAAATACTTTGATATTAGGATGGATTTTCTATTTCTTCTTGGGTGCATACCTTGGCTATAACTACGAGCGTGTCTTAAATTTCTTAGAACGCTATTTAGTTATTATGATTGTTTTAGCTGTAGCAACATACTTTGTATTTATTGCGTTGGCAAATGGGGATTATTGGAATGTTACAAGTTTCTCATATTCATTAACACCATATAATAGTGTTATGTTTATTGTAATATTAGGAATTTGTACACATTTTAAAACAATGCTATTTAATACAATTCAAATGATTAGTGCATTCTCATTCTTTATATATTTATTACATCCAATTATCTTAGACTCACTATTTGCATATACAAATATATTTGAAGATAATACAATGGTTTTCCTTACAATATCTCTACTTTTAATTTTGGGATTATGTATAGGTGTAGGTATGATATTCCGTGAATTCTATATTTTTAGATTTATCATTGGAAAACAGCCATATAAATTAAATATTAATGCATTCTAA